A region of Fimbriimonadaceae bacterium DNA encodes the following proteins:
- the sigE_1 gene encoding ECF RNA polymerase sigma factor SigE, with product MQFTLTKPAQHADEASPELFERLMESSHRQAYSLAYRLTGNASEAEDLVQEAFVRAYRFFRRYDRSLPFTSWLYRIITNVHIDSVRRRGKLQTTSLDHTGADGASTWEIADPNDSPEKVTVDQILDSHIQLGLKAMTPEFRAAVVLADIEGMAYEDVAEAMGTSIGTVRSRIHRGRKQLREYLKLYFPKEYEEAAR from the coding sequence GTGCAATTTACGCTGACCAAACCTGCCCAACACGCGGACGAAGCCTCTCCCGAGCTTTTCGAGAGGCTGATGGAGAGTTCGCACCGCCAAGCGTACAGCTTGGCTTACCGTTTGACCGGTAACGCTAGCGAAGCCGAGGATCTCGTCCAAGAAGCCTTCGTTCGCGCCTACCGCTTCTTCCGGCGTTACGATCGTTCGTTGCCCTTCACCAGTTGGCTCTACCGGATCATTACCAATGTCCACATTGATTCCGTTCGCCGACGGGGCAAGCTCCAAACGACGAGCTTGGATCACACCGGCGCCGACGGCGCGTCGACCTGGGAGATTGCCGATCCGAACGATTCGCCGGAAAAGGTCACGGTCGACCAGATTCTCGATAGCCACATTCAGCTTGGACTGAAAGCGATGACGCCCGAATTCCGAGCTGCCGTAGTGTTAGCCGATATTGAAGGCATGGCATACGAGGATGTCGCTGAAGCGATGGGTACCTCCATCGGTACTGTCCGGTCCCGCATTCATCGCGGTCGGAAGCAACTTCGCGAGTACCTCAAGCTTTATTTCCCCAAGGAGTACGAGGAGGCGGCACGATGA
- the yaaQ gene encoding putative protein YaaQ, giving the protein MKLCLCIVHNRDKTRIGDELIKAGFKMTMVASTGGFLREGNTTFMIGVEDDELPALKALIMENCRAREQVVNVGTFESSAVGAFMTTPVKVPVGGAVLFVMPVEEYERY; this is encoded by the coding sequence GTGAAGCTCTGCCTTTGCATCGTACACAACCGGGACAAAACTAGGATCGGCGATGAGCTGATCAAAGCCGGTTTCAAAATGACCATGGTCGCCTCGACCGGTGGTTTTCTGCGCGAAGGCAATACCACCTTCATGATCGGAGTGGAGGATGACGAGTTACCCGCACTCAAGGCGTTGATCATGGAGAACTGCCGCGCGCGGGAGCAAGTGGTCAACGTGGGAACCTTCGAATCCAGCGCGGTGGGGGCCTTCATGACGACGCCAGTGAAAGTCCCCGTTGGCGGAGCCGTTCTCTTCGTCATGCCGGTGGAGGAGTATGAGCGCTACTAG
- the corA gene encoding Cobalt/magnesium transport protein CorA — MPWRTDTERGVEYRAAVFLGRGTPVAAELEEAAHSQGQGMAWIQLRRGPEAMIDNLASLFDLPVESIHGLFEVNVLPKYREAGAWAILAVFKPYSGPSREPDETQLGLMLSEHVLVTVVRDECEITNPWFGSWIADPQGIGNTPAEVLANILDDVVDGFFPVIDGIEDEVEDMEEQVFANEPFSIPSALRLKRKLLGVRKAISPTRDGLNALMRRDAAGFTRNVRADVQDVYDHSLRLIERCDVNRELLADVLDGHQNVVANQMNVVMKTLTVISTMLMSIGLISGIYGMNFQFMPETESVLGYPIALGAMVLVAWIEWIIFRKKGWV; from the coding sequence ATGCCGTGGCGAACGGACACGGAGCGGGGCGTGGAATATCGCGCCGCCGTTTTCCTGGGTCGAGGCACGCCCGTAGCGGCGGAACTTGAAGAAGCGGCCCATAGCCAAGGCCAAGGCATGGCCTGGATCCAGCTTCGGCGGGGACCCGAGGCCATGATCGACAATCTGGCCAGCCTCTTCGATCTTCCGGTGGAGTCGATCCACGGCCTGTTCGAGGTCAACGTGCTGCCCAAGTACCGTGAGGCGGGAGCATGGGCCATTCTCGCCGTTTTCAAGCCGTATTCGGGACCGTCTCGGGAGCCGGACGAAACTCAACTTGGGTTGATGTTGAGCGAGCATGTGCTGGTCACGGTCGTGCGGGACGAATGCGAGATCACCAACCCTTGGTTTGGAAGCTGGATCGCAGACCCTCAGGGCATCGGCAATACCCCGGCCGAGGTCTTGGCCAACATCCTGGATGATGTGGTGGACGGCTTCTTTCCCGTAATCGACGGCATCGAGGATGAAGTGGAGGACATGGAAGAGCAAGTGTTTGCCAATGAGCCCTTCTCGATTCCTTCGGCCCTACGACTCAAACGCAAGCTCCTGGGGGTGCGCAAAGCTATTTCGCCAACCAGGGATGGACTGAATGCCTTGATGCGCCGGGATGCCGCTGGATTTACGCGGAACGTCCGTGCGGATGTCCAAGACGTGTACGACCACAGCTTGAGGCTCATCGAGCGGTGCGACGTCAACCGTGAACTGCTCGCCGACGTCCTTGATGGTCACCAAAACGTCGTCGCCAATCAGATGAACGTGGTGATGAAGACCCTCACGGTGATCAGTACCATGCTCATGTCGATCGGTTTGATATCGGGAATTTACGGGATGAACTTCCAGTTCATGCCGGAAACGGAGTCGGTCTTGGGCTATCCGATCGCGCTAGGGGCAATGGTTCTCGTCGCCTGGATTGAATGGATCATTTTCCGAAAGAAGGGCTGGGTATAG
- the blaI gene encoding Transcriptional regulator BlaI, translated as MAMKDVHNPAKPTEGELELLQILWKHGPSTVREVHGRLDGSRHVGYTTVLKLLQIMHRKGLVLRQDDERAHVYMPAAPESESKARLVTDLIDRAFDGSSAALMLYAIQSKPASADELAELRRELERLERETFQ; from the coding sequence ATGGCGATGAAGGACGTCCACAACCCCGCAAAGCCCACCGAAGGTGAGCTTGAATTGCTTCAAATCTTATGGAAGCATGGTCCCAGCACCGTCCGGGAGGTTCATGGACGTCTGGATGGCAGCCGCCATGTCGGCTATACGACGGTTTTGAAGCTGCTCCAGATCATGCACCGAAAAGGTCTCGTCCTCCGGCAGGACGACGAGCGGGCACACGTCTACATGCCGGCCGCACCGGAATCCGAGTCCAAAGCCCGTCTCGTCACCGACCTCATCGACCGTGCATTTGACGGCTCTTCGGCTGCCTTGATGCTGTATGCCATCCAATCCAAGCCGGCTTCCGCCGATGAGCTAGCGGAACTGCGACGAGAGCTGGAACGACTGGAGCGTGAAACCTTCCAATGA
- the ubiG_2 gene encoding Ubiquinone biosynthesis O-methyltransferase, with translation MTAETDWKAFFDHEAPTYLENGFTKWTFSEVTFLEEVMSLTPGMTILDIGCGVGRHSVELAKRGYVVTGIDLSPGMLAQAQSAAEGASVEVRWVEGNATNFDLGEQFDGVVCLCEGGFGLVGLGEDPVKHDLAILRRTYEHLAPGGFFVLTAMNGYATIRAMTDEHVASGAFDPATMVSRYVDDWELPSGRQSMAIRERLLIPPEVVAMLQHVGFSVEHVWGGTAGEWGKRPVKLDEIEAMYVARKPS, from the coding sequence GTGACGGCGGAAACGGACTGGAAGGCGTTTTTTGACCACGAGGCGCCGACCTACCTGGAAAACGGGTTCACCAAGTGGACATTCTCGGAAGTGACGTTTCTTGAGGAGGTTATGAGCCTCACCCCAGGAATGACGATCTTGGACATCGGCTGTGGGGTCGGCAGACACTCAGTCGAGCTAGCCAAGCGGGGATATGTCGTTACCGGGATCGACCTATCCCCAGGAATGCTGGCTCAGGCACAGTCGGCCGCCGAAGGCGCAAGTGTGGAAGTTCGCTGGGTTGAGGGCAATGCTACGAACTTCGACCTGGGCGAACAGTTCGACGGCGTGGTCTGCCTTTGCGAAGGTGGCTTTGGGCTTGTGGGTTTGGGTGAGGATCCTGTAAAGCATGACCTTGCCATCCTGCGCCGGACCTACGAGCACCTTGCTCCCGGCGGCTTCTTCGTGTTAACCGCGATGAACGGTTACGCCACCATTCGAGCGATGACCGACGAGCACGTGGCCAGCGGCGCATTCGACCCTGCCACGATGGTTAGCCGGTATGTGGACGACTGGGAACTACCGAGCGGTCGCCAGTCGATGGCAATTCGAGAACGGCTCTTGATTCCTCCGGAGGTGGTCGCCATGCTCCAGCACGTGGGATTCTCGGTGGAACACGTCTGGGGTGGAACCGCAGGCGAGTGGGGTAAGCGGCCCGTCAAGCTCGATGAGATCGAGGCGATGTACGTGGCCAGAAAACCAAGCTAG
- the pknD_2 gene encoding Serine/threonine-protein kinase PknD produces MQSRPEPLPTGAVLDGRFEIAAVLGQGGFGITYLATDSKRGDRAAIKELAPAGTRRLPDSAIDWAGLEPDHARRIRNQFLREASLLRALRMEGILSIRDVFRELGTCYFASDYMEGSASLEQRLKQVGPLPVEEVRQVVVAMLGILEQLHQRGILHRDIKPSNILVSTSGPVLIDFGSAREWHADLTVLHTVQFTPGFAPLEQLSEQARRGPWTDLYALSATAYTLLTGVQPASATDRVTGVELKPIHELRPDVDPVFCDAIEAGLALHPGERPQSAAALRKQLVRGVTTQMAGNRVDLIDEKLVALAKFRFDRRECPECGGVLDDPKPLAPGLCPCCRDGKIQTRKIDQGICPVCRAGVLHRTDNSGPLAVCPECKTGRLKLQGMLPSKRRHVCATCGAAYAATKDGVVKEGAAMPTSWEELLSQSNRSAVVHLCDHCPAVFDELQGGRLRLADGFSCDYRELFPEEWAMVAAGLDPGAGNAVCPTCQAEYFRDGNSITLLGVNRDPFKFSDRHQGERMTMETIRFAGVGKLSGHPGWVCQECRLEFDREGDRLHLVSARHPNLVDHIGESKTLENWHRVARDLPLRGEEGSLAETLEDALLDSYVQGHLDLDAKHPEVIWRGKSDAGSVTVTENEIEVGGLLRKQRWPISSLVGVEADGGVLLLDLGSEQLELELEPAVYSVPLQSGRYRLQIGSQELALRLKRLVRRSPPAQ; encoded by the coding sequence GTGCAGTCTCGCCCCGAACCGTTGCCAACCGGAGCCGTATTGGACGGTCGCTTCGAAATCGCTGCCGTCCTCGGCCAGGGCGGCTTCGGCATCACATACCTTGCCACCGATAGCAAGCGAGGGGATCGCGCGGCCATCAAGGAACTTGCCCCAGCGGGAACGCGCCGTCTTCCGGACTCTGCAATCGACTGGGCCGGCTTGGAACCGGATCATGCCCGCCGCATTCGAAATCAGTTCTTGCGCGAGGCTTCGCTCCTGAGAGCGCTCCGCATGGAGGGCATCCTCTCCATCCGCGATGTGTTCCGCGAGCTTGGAACCTGCTACTTTGCGTCCGACTACATGGAGGGATCGGCCTCCCTGGAGCAGCGGCTTAAACAGGTGGGGCCGTTGCCGGTCGAGGAAGTGCGGCAGGTCGTGGTGGCGATGCTGGGCATCCTGGAACAACTGCACCAGCGCGGCATCCTTCATCGCGACATCAAGCCGTCGAACATCCTGGTCAGCACGAGCGGACCGGTTCTGATCGACTTCGGCAGTGCCCGTGAATGGCACGCCGACCTCACCGTCCTGCACACCGTCCAGTTCACCCCGGGGTTTGCCCCGCTTGAGCAGCTTAGCGAGCAAGCGCGGAGAGGTCCGTGGACCGACCTTTATGCTTTGTCGGCGACAGCCTACACCCTGCTGACGGGAGTCCAGCCTGCCTCGGCGACCGACCGCGTCACAGGCGTCGAGCTGAAGCCGATTCACGAGCTCCGGCCCGATGTTGATCCCGTGTTTTGCGACGCGATCGAGGCAGGGCTTGCCCTGCACCCGGGAGAAAGGCCCCAATCGGCTGCGGCGCTACGAAAGCAACTTGTGCGTGGTGTGACCACGCAAATGGCCGGTAATCGCGTCGACTTGATCGATGAAAAGCTTGTCGCTCTGGCCAAGTTTCGATTCGACCGACGGGAGTGTCCGGAGTGTGGCGGAGTCCTCGATGACCCCAAGCCCTTGGCGCCCGGGCTTTGCCCATGCTGCCGAGACGGAAAGATTCAGACTCGCAAGATCGACCAAGGCATCTGCCCGGTATGTCGGGCGGGAGTCCTCCATCGAACCGATAACTCAGGGCCGTTAGCCGTCTGTCCGGAATGTAAAACAGGGCGACTAAAGCTCCAGGGCATGCTTCCCTCGAAGCGTCGACACGTTTGCGCGACGTGTGGCGCGGCCTACGCGGCAACAAAGGATGGGGTCGTCAAAGAGGGCGCCGCGATGCCGACATCATGGGAGGAGCTCCTCTCACAGTCGAACCGCTCGGCGGTGGTGCATCTTTGCGACCATTGCCCGGCTGTTTTCGATGAACTTCAAGGGGGTCGGCTGAGGCTTGCCGACGGGTTCTCATGCGACTACCGTGAGCTCTTTCCCGAAGAGTGGGCGATGGTCGCGGCAGGTCTCGATCCGGGAGCCGGCAACGCGGTGTGTCCGACCTGCCAGGCAGAGTATTTCCGAGATGGCAACTCCATCACGCTGCTTGGCGTAAACCGCGACCCCTTCAAGTTCAGCGACCGCCACCAAGGAGAGCGCATGACGATGGAAACGATTCGCTTTGCCGGAGTCGGAAAACTCAGCGGCCATCCCGGTTGGGTTTGTCAAGAATGCCGCCTCGAATTCGACCGCGAGGGGGATCGGCTCCACCTCGTCTCAGCCCGACATCCGAACCTCGTCGACCACATTGGTGAATCGAAAACGTTGGAGAACTGGCATAGGGTTGCGCGTGACCTGCCCCTCCGAGGGGAGGAAGGAAGCCTGGCCGAAACCTTGGAAGACGCTTTGCTGGATTCGTATGTGCAGGGTCATCTGGACTTGGACGCGAAGCATCCGGAGGTTATTTGGCGAGGCAAGTCGGATGCCGGCTCCGTCACCGTCACCGAGAACGAGATTGAGGTGGGAGGACTCCTCAGGAAGCAGCGATGGCCGATATCCTCGCTGGTAGGGGTCGAAGCAGACGGCGGGGTGCTCCTTTTGGATCTTGGATCCGAACAACTGGAACTGGAGCTAGAGCCCGCCGTCTACAGCGTCCCCCTGCAATCTGGACGCTACCGTCTGCAGATTGGGTCCCAGGAATTGGCACTGAGGCTGAAAAGGCTCGTGCGCCGCAGCCCTCCAGCTCAATGA
- the htpX_4 gene encoding Protease HtpX, with the protein MMDVLFQALLHSLWQGPLVALLAIGASRLTTDPAIRHKVFGLGIALVLALVPISAIWAASSTASSPAWALAPGLQTGLVWAWAAGSLISLIRLVLRWSKPRRTTSGAQPAPKQIQKVADDLVRRFGLAPVFPVLLGPERLSPTVFGWLKPVILVPGALLTRLSPPEVEALIAHEIAHIARRDYLWLLMQSIAESVLFYNPAVWLLSGLMREERENACDDLAAQVLGSKLRVARALVELENLRLQPTWSPAGVGGCVTGRIRRQLGMPEVVQRAWRLWSLGLTILGGLAFYFSPSATPTALPTSGSAKMQSKVITIRMEAHPHDRLPAQPRMLILGSDGTDQVLEIIAL; encoded by the coding sequence ATGATGGACGTCCTCTTTCAGGCCCTCCTCCACAGCCTCTGGCAGGGGCCGCTGGTGGCCCTTCTCGCTATCGGCGCCTCGCGGCTGACAACCGATCCGGCCATCCGGCACAAGGTCTTCGGCCTTGGCATCGCCCTCGTCCTTGCGCTCGTACCGATCTCCGCAATCTGGGCTGCATCATCCACCGCAAGTTCCCCGGCCTGGGCTTTGGCCCCTGGTCTCCAGACAGGACTCGTTTGGGCCTGGGCTGCCGGGTCATTGATTTCCCTGATCAGGCTTGTTCTCCGGTGGTCAAAACCACGTCGAACAACCAGCGGCGCGCAGCCGGCGCCAAAGCAAATCCAGAAAGTCGCCGACGACCTGGTTCGACGGTTCGGGCTCGCACCCGTATTCCCGGTCTTGCTTGGGCCGGAGCGGCTTTCACCGACCGTGTTCGGGTGGCTGAAACCCGTGATTCTGGTGCCTGGCGCCCTGTTGACCCGCCTAAGTCCGCCAGAAGTAGAAGCGCTGATCGCTCACGAAATCGCCCATATCGCTCGGCGAGACTATCTGTGGCTCCTTATGCAATCTATTGCTGAATCGGTGCTGTTCTACAATCCCGCAGTTTGGCTGCTGAGCGGTTTGATGCGAGAAGAGCGGGAAAACGCGTGCGATGACCTCGCCGCCCAGGTGCTCGGGTCCAAGCTTCGCGTGGCGCGGGCACTGGTCGAACTCGAAAATCTTCGGCTTCAGCCAACCTGGAGCCCGGCGGGAGTCGGCGGCTGTGTCACCGGCCGGATTCGACGCCAGCTTGGAATGCCGGAAGTGGTGCAGCGGGCATGGCGGCTGTGGTCGCTTGGCTTGACCATTCTGGGTGGTCTCGCCTTCTACTTCTCGCCATCTGCAACGCCGACCGCGTTGCCGACTTCAGGCAGCGCGAAGATGCAGAGCAAGGTCATCACTATTCGAATGGAGGCGCACCCCCATGATCGGCTGCCGGCCCAACCGCGCATGCTGATCCTCGGCTCTGATGGAACCGACCAGGTGCTAGAAATTATCGCGCTCTAG
- the murA gene encoding UDP-N-acetylglucosamine 1-carboxyvinyltransferase yields the protein MTTYRITGGKRLQGEVDVPGSKNAALAILSAVLLADGPTVIHNLPTVSDIHIKLKLLERFGAIVDWREGSLFIDCSNVVANEVEEDMVRPIRTSFYLLGSLLARTGLAKLPAPGGCKIGARPVDLHLKGLALMGARIELEEGCYYASCDQLVGAQIYLDVPSAGATQHLMATATLAHGVTEIQNAAVEPEIVTLAEFLNRMGARIEGAGTSTITIIGVERLHGCEFLVPADRLQAGTYLLAGAMTQGQVTVKGIVPEHQNALINKLREAGAVATEGPDWVTVGANGRLSSIRVKTMPYPGFPTDIQQPMAALLAMASGVSVVEETIYESRTGHVPELNRMGAKIRLEGRSAVIDGVATLSGAHVEASDLRAGAALVLAALAADGETVVSNVHFIDRGYEDLEGKLAKLGASIQRHSSPADRRASLASDAT from the coding sequence ATGACTACTTATCGCATCACGGGAGGCAAGCGACTTCAGGGAGAAGTCGACGTTCCCGGCAGCAAAAATGCGGCTCTCGCCATCTTGAGTGCGGTGCTGTTGGCCGATGGCCCGACCGTTATTCACAACCTGCCGACCGTTAGCGACATCCACATCAAGCTCAAGCTCCTCGAGCGATTTGGAGCGATCGTGGATTGGCGCGAAGGCTCACTGTTTATCGACTGCTCTAATGTGGTCGCCAACGAGGTCGAAGAGGATATGGTGCGACCGATTCGCACCTCGTTCTATCTGCTTGGATCGCTCCTCGCCCGTACGGGATTGGCAAAGCTGCCCGCGCCGGGCGGCTGCAAGATCGGGGCACGCCCCGTAGACCTCCACCTCAAGGGACTGGCCCTGATGGGGGCCCGCATCGAGTTGGAAGAAGGCTGCTATTACGCTTCCTGCGACCAGCTCGTCGGAGCTCAGATCTACCTGGATGTGCCAAGTGCAGGGGCCACCCAGCACCTCATGGCAACCGCGACCCTGGCCCACGGGGTCACCGAAATTCAGAACGCCGCCGTCGAGCCGGAGATCGTTACGCTGGCGGAATTCCTGAATCGGATGGGCGCAAGAATCGAGGGAGCCGGCACCAGCACGATCACGATCATTGGTGTCGAGCGGCTGCACGGTTGTGAGTTTCTCGTTCCTGCCGACAGGCTCCAGGCCGGCACGTATTTGCTCGCCGGTGCAATGACGCAGGGGCAGGTCACCGTAAAAGGAATCGTGCCGGAACATCAGAACGCACTGATCAACAAGCTTCGAGAGGCCGGAGCGGTTGCAACGGAGGGGCCCGATTGGGTCACCGTTGGAGCGAACGGTCGCCTAAGTTCGATCCGAGTCAAAACGATGCCCTATCCCGGTTTTCCGACCGATATTCAGCAGCCGATGGCTGCGCTGCTGGCGATGGCGTCCGGGGTCAGCGTCGTGGAAGAGACCATCTACGAGAGCAGGACTGGGCATGTGCCCGAACTTAATCGGATGGGTGCAAAAATCCGCTTGGAGGGCCGAAGTGCGGTGATTGATGGAGTGGCGACCTTGAGCGGCGCCCACGTGGAAGCAAGCGATCTTCGAGCAGGCGCCGCCCTCGTGCTTGCCGCCCTTGCCGCCGACGGCGAGACGGTCGTCAGCAACGTGCATTTCATTGACCGCGGGTACGAAGATTTGGAAGGCAAGCTCGCAAAGCTCGGCGCCAGCATTCAGCGACACTCCTCGCCAGCGGACCGACGAGCGAGCTTGGCGTCCGATGCGACTTAG
- the nqo1 gene encoding NADH-quinone oxidoreductase subunit 1, translated as MAEYKLLLEHAHDPAFATLDGYRAKGGFEALKKALGMERQAVIDQVKASGLRGRGGAGFPTWIKWNGIEKEKVRRHYILCNADEGEPGTFKDKQLMEETPFLVIEGMTIAGYATQGDQGFIYIRGEFVDAARAMRKAIDEAYAAGLLGKNIMGSGFDFDLDIHLGAGSYECGEESALMSSLMGERGMPRLKFPHAPLPTVAGLWDHPTVINNVETYACAPAIITKGGEWYATLGASTKNSRGTKLFSVSGHVNKPGNYEIEFGTTLMELLEMAGGMKGGDLKACVPGGSSVPIMDAEMCRRAVIGYEEMAEVQSMVGSGGCMFLNEHTCIVSFIWRTALFYARESCGKCTPCREGTTWMLQILERIVKGQGQASDPALLLEICGLIDGRSFCGLGDAAAWPVAAALRVFPQEFDYYVEHGRSMVASSADLLLVPS; from the coding sequence ATGGCCGAGTACAAGCTGCTGCTGGAGCATGCCCACGATCCCGCTTTTGCCACCCTGGACGGCTACCGCGCAAAGGGAGGCTTCGAAGCGCTAAAGAAAGCCTTGGGAATGGAACGGCAGGCGGTCATTGACCAAGTCAAAGCCTCGGGCCTGCGTGGCCGCGGGGGAGCCGGGTTTCCCACTTGGATCAAGTGGAACGGCATTGAGAAGGAAAAGGTTCGGCGCCACTACATTCTCTGCAATGCCGACGAGGGTGAGCCGGGGACGTTCAAAGACAAGCAGCTCATGGAGGAAACTCCGTTCCTCGTCATTGAGGGGATGACGATCGCCGGCTACGCGACACAGGGCGATCAGGGGTTCATTTATATCCGAGGCGAATTCGTCGACGCTGCTCGGGCGATGCGAAAGGCGATCGACGAGGCGTATGCCGCTGGTCTGCTTGGCAAGAACATCATGGGCTCGGGCTTCGACTTCGATCTTGATATCCATCTCGGCGCGGGTTCTTACGAATGCGGCGAGGAGTCGGCCCTGATGAGCAGCTTGATGGGTGAGCGTGGCATGCCGCGCCTCAAGTTCCCGCACGCTCCTCTACCAACGGTTGCCGGCCTTTGGGATCACCCGACCGTGATCAACAATGTCGAGACCTATGCCTGCGCGCCGGCGATTATCACGAAAGGCGGCGAATGGTATGCGACCCTCGGCGCCTCGACCAAGAACTCCCGAGGAACCAAGCTGTTTAGCGTTTCCGGCCATGTGAATAAGCCGGGCAACTACGAGATCGAATTCGGTACGACCCTAATGGAGCTCCTCGAAATGGCGGGAGGCATGAAGGGCGGCGACCTCAAGGCCTGTGTGCCGGGTGGAAGCTCGGTGCCGATTATGGATGCGGAAATGTGTCGACGGGCCGTGATCGGTTACGAGGAAATGGCCGAAGTGCAGTCCATGGTGGGTAGCGGCGGATGCATGTTCTTGAACGAGCACACCTGCATCGTGAGCTTCATCTGGCGTACCGCGCTGTTTTACGCACGGGAGAGCTGCGGCAAATGCACGCCTTGCCGCGAAGGCACTACTTGGATGCTCCAGATCCTTGAGCGCATCGTCAAAGGACAAGGCCAAGCATCCGATCCGGCTCTTCTGTTGGAGATTTGCGGCTTGATCGATGGGCGGAGCTTCTGCGGTCTTGGCGATGCCGCAGCCTGGCCCGTTGCCGCAGCGCTACGGGTCTTTCCGCAGGAGTTCGACTACTACGTCGAGCACGGTCGAAGTATGGTTGCGTCGAGCGCAGACCTCCTGCTGGTTCCCAGCTAG
- the yeeO gene encoding putative FMN/FAD exporter YeeO: MRPASDNEIETESGLVVTPHDTEHPARVVWALAWPAVALNSMQVINVLLDRGFIGQLEASALTAQGGSTNVMFLMFSIAMAIGTAATALVSRAYGAGQVSEFRAANRQTLALTIWLGILFALLGMAAAGPSARALLPANDTRAIELMTQFLTVYAIGMPAIYVIQTLAGSLRGIGDTKSPMVISGIQIGLHILFNFIFIFPPRSTSIGITIPGLNLGLNGAAWALSLSAWCAAAGYMFYVARTPLGTIAGFGLPDLGWAKRILRIATPAATMSVLRVASLAAFTLVLKTVPNASAAIAAMSIAFAIEAIMFMPAFGLSMAAAALVGQSLGMNRPDRAERLAWTAGHHGALVVALVAIPIFFGASGIAHFLVDGKEAIVTEATNLIRWLCITEVLFAYAMVMIGGMQGAGDTVRPMWITIVCMWLLRVPLSWALAIPFGLGATGAWIAMSGTQAVQGFMAIALFKQGRWKHQKV, encoded by the coding sequence ATGCGCCCAGCATCCGACAACGAGATCGAAACCGAGTCGGGCCTGGTCGTCACTCCCCACGATACGGAACACCCGGCACGCGTGGTTTGGGCTTTAGCCTGGCCAGCGGTCGCGCTTAACTCGATGCAAGTCATCAACGTCCTGTTGGACCGGGGCTTCATCGGGCAACTGGAGGCCAGCGCATTGACCGCTCAGGGTGGCTCGACCAACGTGATGTTCCTGATGTTCTCAATCGCGATGGCGATTGGAACCGCCGCGACCGCCCTTGTTAGCCGGGCCTACGGCGCGGGGCAGGTGTCCGAATTCCGAGCCGCCAACCGCCAGACTCTCGCTCTGACGATTTGGCTTGGAATCCTCTTTGCATTGCTCGGCATGGCTGCAGCGGGGCCCAGCGCGCGAGCCCTTTTGCCGGCGAACGACACGCGCGCCATTGAGCTGATGACGCAGTTCCTGACGGTTTATGCCATCGGGATGCCAGCCATCTACGTCATTCAGACCCTAGCCGGCTCCTTGCGTGGAATTGGCGACACCAAGAGCCCGATGGTCATCTCGGGCATCCAGATCGGGCTCCATATCCTGTTCAACTTCATCTTCATCTTTCCGCCTCGGTCGACATCCATCGGCATCACCATCCCTGGCCTGAACCTCGGACTCAACGGAGCGGCGTGGGCACTTTCCCTTTCTGCCTGGTGTGCCGCCGCTGGCTATATGTTCTATGTCGCAAGAACGCCACTCGGCACGATCGCCGGCTTTGGCCTGCCCGATCTCGGATGGGCTAAACGGATCCTGCGGATCGCAACACCCGCAGCTACAATGTCTGTCCTTCGGGTGGCGTCGCTGGCCGCGTTTACGCTCGTTCTCAAGACAGTGCCCAACGCCTCTGCGGCGATCGCCGCCATGTCGATTGCGTTTGCCATCGAAGCGATCATGTTCATGCCTGCTTTCGGCCTATCGATGGCTGCGGCAGCCCTGGTCGGACAGAGCCTTGGAATGAACCGCCCCGACCGAGCCGAACGCCTCGCCTGGACAGCCGGCCACCACGGGGCTCTCGTTGTCGCTCTGGTCGCGATCCCCATCTTCTTCGGCGCCTCCGGCATCGCACATTTTCTGGTTGACGGGAAGGAGGCGATTGTGACGGAAGCGACGAATCTCATCCGTTGGCTGTGCATCACCGAAGTTCTGTTCGCCTATGCGATGGTGATGATCGGTGGAATGCAGGGCGCGGGGGATACGGTTCGGCCGATGTGGATCACCATCGTCTGCATGTGGCTGCTGCGCGTGCCGCTGTCGTGGGCGCTCGCAATTCCGTTCGGCCTTGGAGCAACCGGAGCCTGGATCGCGATGAGTGGCACCCAGGCGGTTCAAGGATTTATGGCGATCGCCCTTTTCAAGCAAGGGCGCTGGAAGCACCAGAAAGTCTGA